Proteins encoded in a region of the Orcinus orca chromosome X, mOrcOrc1.1, whole genome shotgun sequence genome:
- the IL3RA gene encoding interleukin-3 receptor subunit alpha isoform X2 has product MAFVWLAVFLVPVSGLLPPDHDPYPIDISDPDPPIKNLRMEPERKRLTWDLHGNVSEIMCFINSKAFTKARKRTYCSIPDLSCQATNYSIRVTKGQPFSTWIQYPSKEGNPRAAAENLTCWVHDVDFLTCSWAVGREAPRDVQYHLYLENLDSYEKWPCSQYRADEQGTNVQCRFHNISVLSKDQTRFLVNGTGSGSKIPCSETSDRLAKIEVLAAPNITSRWCNQSYSFMQWQVRSHLNDDFKYELQIQKGTELAYKQEIYKAFLELNNPGTYTVQVRARDATFSHYKPWGPWSVPQHFVCEEGARLPVWLTSLLIALGTLLAMGLVLRFCRDPSQGRLHSYYIGASLGL; this is encoded by the exons ACCCTTACCCTATAGACATTTCCGATCCAGACCCACCAATTAAGAACCTAAGGATGgagccagaaagaaaaagattgacCTGGGACCTCCATGGAAACGTTTCCGAAATTATGTGTTTCATCAATTCAAAAGCTTTCACTAAG GCACGGAAAAGGACGTATTGCAGTATTCCTGACTTGTCATGCCAAGCTACAAACTACAGCATCAGGGTGACCAAAGGTCAGCCATTCTCCACGTGGATTCAGTATCCTAGTAAAG AAGGGAATCCCAGGGCGGCTGCAGAAAACCTGACCTGCTGGGTTCACGACGTGGATTTCCTGACGTGCAGCTGGGCGGTGGGCCGGGAGGCCCCGAGGGACGTGCAGTACCATCTCTACCTGGAGAACCTGGA CTCCTATGAGAAGTGGCCGTGCTCCCAGTACAGAGCAGATGAGCAAGGGACAAACGTCCAGTGCCGTTTTCACAACATCTCTGTGTTATCCAAGGATCAGACGCGTTTCCTGGTGAATGGTACCGGCAGTGGTTCCAAAATCCCCTGCTCTGAAACGAGTGATAGACTAGCCAAAATCG AGGTATTAGCTGCTCCCAACATCACTAGCAGGTGGTGTAACCAAAGCTACTCGTTCATGCAGTGGCAAGTGAGGAGTCACCTTAATGATGACTTCAAGTATGAACTGCAGATACAGAAG GGTACGGAGCTCGCCTACAAACAGGAG ATCTATAAAGCCTTCTTGGAGCTGAACAATCCTGGGACCTACACGGTGCAAGTAAGGGCCAGGGATGCCACCTTCTCCCATTACAAACCTTGGGGCCCGTGGAGTGTCCCCCAACACTTCG TGTGTGAGGAGGGTGCGCGCCTCCCCGTCTGGCTGACGTCTTTGCTGATCGCGCTGGGGACGCTGCTGGCTATGGGGCTCGTGCTCCGGTTTTGCAG GGACCCCTCCCAAGGGAGGCTGCACTCCTACTACATCGGGGCCTCGCTGGGGCTCTAG
- the IL3RA gene encoding interleukin-3 receptor subunit alpha isoform X1 translates to MAFVWLAVFLVPVSGLLPPDHDPYPIDISDPDPPIKNLRMEPERKRLTWDLHGNVSEIMCFINSKAFTKARKRTYCSIPDLSCQATNYSIRVTKGQPFSTWIQYPSKEGNPRAAAENLTCWVHDVDFLTCSWAVGREAPRDVQYHLYLENLDSYEKWPCSQYRADEQGTNVQCRFHNISVLSKDQTRFLVNGTGSGSKIPCSETSDRLAKIEVLAAPNITSRWCNQSYSFMQWQVRSHLNDDFKYELQIQKGTELAYKQEIYKAFLELNNPGTYTVQVRARDATFSHYKPWGPWSVPQHFVCEEGARLPVWLTSLLIALGTLLAMGLVLRFCRFSVMQKLFPPIPHMKDHINGKLQNGRTMTWDPDQDSQEECPVAEVQVLGET, encoded by the exons ACCCTTACCCTATAGACATTTCCGATCCAGACCCACCAATTAAGAACCTAAGGATGgagccagaaagaaaaagattgacCTGGGACCTCCATGGAAACGTTTCCGAAATTATGTGTTTCATCAATTCAAAAGCTTTCACTAAG GCACGGAAAAGGACGTATTGCAGTATTCCTGACTTGTCATGCCAAGCTACAAACTACAGCATCAGGGTGACCAAAGGTCAGCCATTCTCCACGTGGATTCAGTATCCTAGTAAAG AAGGGAATCCCAGGGCGGCTGCAGAAAACCTGACCTGCTGGGTTCACGACGTGGATTTCCTGACGTGCAGCTGGGCGGTGGGCCGGGAGGCCCCGAGGGACGTGCAGTACCATCTCTACCTGGAGAACCTGGA CTCCTATGAGAAGTGGCCGTGCTCCCAGTACAGAGCAGATGAGCAAGGGACAAACGTCCAGTGCCGTTTTCACAACATCTCTGTGTTATCCAAGGATCAGACGCGTTTCCTGGTGAATGGTACCGGCAGTGGTTCCAAAATCCCCTGCTCTGAAACGAGTGATAGACTAGCCAAAATCG AGGTATTAGCTGCTCCCAACATCACTAGCAGGTGGTGTAACCAAAGCTACTCGTTCATGCAGTGGCAAGTGAGGAGTCACCTTAATGATGACTTCAAGTATGAACTGCAGATACAGAAG GGTACGGAGCTCGCCTACAAACAGGAG ATCTATAAAGCCTTCTTGGAGCTGAACAATCCTGGGACCTACACGGTGCAAGTAAGGGCCAGGGATGCCACCTTCTCCCATTACAAACCTTGGGGCCCGTGGAGTGTCCCCCAACACTTCG TGTGTGAGGAGGGTGCGCGCCTCCCCGTCTGGCTGACGTCTTTGCTGATCGCGCTGGGGACGCTGCTGGCTATGGGGCTCGTGCTCCGGTTTTGCAG GTTCTCGGTGATGCAGAAGCTGTTCCCTCCCATCCCTCACATGAAAGACCACATCAATGGCAAACTTCAGAACGGAAGGACG ATGACCTGGGACCCCGACCAAGACAGCCAGGAGGAGTGTCCAGTGGCCGAGGTGCAGGTTCTGGGGGAAACATGA
- the IL3RA gene encoding interleukin-3 receptor subunit alpha isoform X4: protein MAFVWLAVFLVPVSGLLPPDHEGNPRAAAENLTCWVHDVDFLTCSWAVGREAPRDVQYHLYLENLDSYEKWPCSQYRADEQGTNVQCRFHNISVLSKDQTRFLVNGTGSGSKIPCSETSDRLAKIEVLAAPNITSRWCNQSYSFMQWQVRSHLNDDFKYELQIQKGTELAYKQEIYKAFLELNNPGTYTVQVRARDATFSHYKPWGPWSVPQHFVCEEGARLPVWLTSLLIALGTLLAMGLVLRFCRFSVMQKLFPPIPHMKDHINGKLQNGRTMTWDPDQDSQEECPVAEVQVLGET from the exons AAGGGAATCCCAGGGCGGCTGCAGAAAACCTGACCTGCTGGGTTCACGACGTGGATTTCCTGACGTGCAGCTGGGCGGTGGGCCGGGAGGCCCCGAGGGACGTGCAGTACCATCTCTACCTGGAGAACCTGGA CTCCTATGAGAAGTGGCCGTGCTCCCAGTACAGAGCAGATGAGCAAGGGACAAACGTCCAGTGCCGTTTTCACAACATCTCTGTGTTATCCAAGGATCAGACGCGTTTCCTGGTGAATGGTACCGGCAGTGGTTCCAAAATCCCCTGCTCTGAAACGAGTGATAGACTAGCCAAAATCG AGGTATTAGCTGCTCCCAACATCACTAGCAGGTGGTGTAACCAAAGCTACTCGTTCATGCAGTGGCAAGTGAGGAGTCACCTTAATGATGACTTCAAGTATGAACTGCAGATACAGAAG GGTACGGAGCTCGCCTACAAACAGGAG ATCTATAAAGCCTTCTTGGAGCTGAACAATCCTGGGACCTACACGGTGCAAGTAAGGGCCAGGGATGCCACCTTCTCCCATTACAAACCTTGGGGCCCGTGGAGTGTCCCCCAACACTTCG TGTGTGAGGAGGGTGCGCGCCTCCCCGTCTGGCTGACGTCTTTGCTGATCGCGCTGGGGACGCTGCTGGCTATGGGGCTCGTGCTCCGGTTTTGCAG GTTCTCGGTGATGCAGAAGCTGTTCCCTCCCATCCCTCACATGAAAGACCACATCAATGGCAAACTTCAGAACGGAAGGACG ATGACCTGGGACCCCGACCAAGACAGCCAGGAGGAGTGTCCAGTGGCCGAGGTGCAGGTTCTGGGGGAAACATGA
- the SLC25A6 gene encoding ADP/ATP translocase 3 gives MTEQAISFAKDFLAGGIAAAISKTAVAPIERVKLLLQVQHASKQIAADKQYKGIVDCIVRIPKEQGVLSFWRGNLANVIRYFPTQALNFAFKDKYKQIFLGGVDKHTQFWKYFAGNLASGGAAGATSLCFVYPLDFARTRLAADVGKSGTEREFKGLGDCLVKITKSDGIRGLYQGFNVSVQGIIIYRAAYFGVYDTAKGMLPDPKNTHIVVSWMIAQTVTAVAGVVSYPFDTVRRRMMMQSGRKGADIMYRGTLDCWRKIFKDEGGRAFFKGAWSNVLRGMGGAFVLVLYDELKKVI, from the exons ATGACGGAACAGGCCATCTCATTCGCGAAGGACTTCCTGGCCGGAGGCATCGCCGCCGCCATCTCCAAGACGGCCGTGGCCCCGATCGAGCGGGTCAAGCTGCTGCTACAG GTACAGCACGCCAGCAAGCAGATCGCGGCCGACAAACAGTACAAGGGTATCGTGGACTGCATCGTGCGCATCCCCAAGGAGCAGGGTGTGCTGTCCTTCTGGAGGGGCAACCTGGCCAATGTCATCCGCTACTTCCCCACGCAAGCCCTCAACTTCGCCTTTAAGGATAAGTATAAGCAGATCTTCCTGGGGGGCGTGGACAAGCACACGCAGTTCTGGAAGTACTTCGCCGGCAACCTGGCCTCCGGCGGGGCGGCTGGAGCCACCTCCCTCTGCTTCGTCTACCCCCTGGATTTCGCCAGAACCCGGCTGGCTGCTGACGTCGGCAAATCCGGCACGGAGCGGGAGTTCAAAGGCCTGGGAGACTGTCTGGTGAAGATTACCAAGTCTGACGGCATCCGGGGGCTGTACCAAGGCTTCAACGTCTCTGTGCAGGGCATCATCATCTACCGGGCCGCGTACTTCGGCGTGTATGACACCGCCAAAG GCATGCTCCCCGACCCTAAGAACACGCACATCGTGGTGAGCTGGATGATCGCGCAGACGGTGACGGCCGTGGCGGGCGTGGTCTCCTATCCCTTCGACACCGTACGGCGGAGGATGATGATGCAGTCGGGGCGCAAAGGAG CCGACATCATGTACAGGGGCACCTTGGACTGCTGGCGAAAGATCTTCAAGGACGAGGGCGGCAGAGCGTTTTTTAAGGGTGCCTGGTCCAacgtgctccgcggcatgggcgGCGCCTTCGTGCTGGTCCTGTATGACGAGCTGAAGAAGGTCATCTAG